From Granulicella cerasi, a single genomic window includes:
- the recR gene encoding recombination mediator RecR has product MTTRFAAPMAQLIDELRKLPGVGTKTAQRYAFHILRSSNDDADALATAIRALKQALRLCSICNNITDVDPCSYCTAPTRNQREICIVEEPTNIASVEKTRSYNGAYHVLHGTLSPVNGVGPEQLRLSNLWPRIAEAEEVILANSPTVEGEATARYLADELRKQRSNLRISRIATGVPAGSDIEYADEVTMTRALENRRSL; this is encoded by the coding sequence ATGACCACCCGCTTCGCCGCGCCCATGGCGCAACTCATCGACGAGCTCCGCAAGCTGCCCGGCGTCGGCACCAAGACCGCGCAGCGCTACGCGTTCCACATCCTGCGCTCGTCCAACGATGACGCCGACGCGCTCGCCACAGCCATCCGCGCGCTCAAACAGGCATTGCGCCTCTGCTCCATCTGCAACAACATCACCGATGTCGATCCCTGCAGCTACTGTACCGCCCCCACGCGCAACCAGCGCGAGATCTGCATCGTTGAAGAGCCGACCAATATCGCGTCCGTTGAGAAGACGCGCTCTTACAACGGCGCGTATCACGTGCTGCACGGCACGCTGTCGCCGGTGAACGGCGTCGGCCCCGAGCAGCTTCGCCTCAGCAATCTCTGGCCGCGCATCGCAGAAGCCGAGGAGGTCATCCTCGCCAACTCGCCCACCGTCGAAGGCGAAGCCACCGCGCGCTATCTCGCCGACGAACTCCGCAAGCAGCGCAGCAATCTCCGCATCAGCCGCATCGCCACCGGCGTCCCCGCAGGCTCAGACATTGAATACGCCGACGAAGTCACGATGACTCGAGCGCTCGAAAATCGCCGCAGCCTCTGA
- a CDS encoding sensor histidine kinase: MDPKLILISLLVELGVAAAVASSLARSWRFKRLLLRENRSGADTLRLMAWMIVPLMLGVLVRVRVPNFLAADLSFQATVIVSLILGPGAGALGGLLLALPALGHHEWLAPFVNVAVAALFGAYGRLVDREAIWDFTPLIDLSLYRWVRRTMSRPHLDRQITLLGLITAVQFGLTVIAHFYPRQYFTLHSKQWGIDILVCVCAPVVVGIPLKIWSAVRIEQKLEEQSRLLLEARLDALQRQINPHFLFNTLNSISSLIRSKPELARQMIVKLGNILRALLREREAFVPLSEELAFTDDYLGIEVVRFGEKLRVVKEIAPETLEIVVPTMLLQPLIENSIKHGLEPRINGGTVTLRSRLVGEKLLLEVEDDGVGVEPGRDITAPTSGLVREGFGIGMSNVRERMQVLYGDDAVVDMVSRPGRGTKVSLLMPVADAMSQTAQASR, encoded by the coding sequence ATGGACCCCAAGCTGATTTTGATCTCGCTGCTGGTCGAGCTGGGCGTTGCGGCCGCGGTGGCGAGCTCGCTGGCGAGGTCGTGGCGCTTCAAACGGCTGCTGTTGCGGGAGAACCGCTCGGGCGCCGACACGCTGCGGCTGATGGCGTGGATGATCGTGCCGCTCATGCTGGGCGTGCTGGTGCGCGTGCGTGTGCCAAACTTTCTGGCCGCCGATCTATCGTTTCAGGCTACGGTGATCGTTTCGCTGATCCTGGGGCCGGGCGCTGGAGCGCTGGGTGGGCTGCTGCTGGCGTTGCCGGCGCTGGGACATCACGAATGGCTGGCGCCGTTTGTGAACGTCGCCGTTGCTGCATTGTTCGGCGCTTATGGGCGGCTGGTGGACCGTGAAGCGATCTGGGATTTCACCCCGCTGATTGATTTGAGCCTCTATCGCTGGGTGCGACGGACGATGTCGCGGCCGCATCTCGACCGGCAGATTACGTTGCTGGGTTTGATCACGGCCGTGCAGTTCGGCCTGACGGTGATTGCGCACTTTTATCCGCGGCAGTACTTCACTCTGCACTCGAAGCAGTGGGGCATCGACATCCTGGTGTGCGTGTGTGCGCCGGTCGTCGTGGGGATTCCGCTGAAGATCTGGAGCGCGGTGCGGATCGAGCAGAAGCTCGAGGAGCAGTCACGGCTGTTGCTGGAAGCCAGACTCGATGCGCTGCAGCGACAGATCAATCCGCATTTCCTGTTCAACACGCTGAACTCGATCTCCTCGCTGATTCGCTCGAAGCCAGAGCTGGCGCGCCAGATGATCGTGAAGCTGGGCAACATCCTGCGGGCGTTGCTGCGGGAGCGTGAAGCGTTCGTGCCGCTCTCGGAGGAGCTGGCGTTTACGGACGACTATCTCGGCATCGAGGTGGTGCGTTTCGGCGAGAAGCTTCGTGTGGTGAAGGAAATCGCGCCGGAGACGCTGGAAATTGTCGTGCCGACGATGCTGCTGCAACCGCTGATCGAGAACTCGATCAAACATGGGCTCGAGCCGCGCATCAACGGTGGAACGGTGACGCTGCGCTCGAGGCTGGTGGGCGAGAAGTTGCTGCTTGAAGTGGAGGATGATGGTGTCGGCGTCGAGCCGGGGCGCGACATCACGGCGCCGACGAGCGGTCTGGTGCGCGAGGGCTTCGGTATCGGCATGAGTAACGTGCGCGAGCGGATGCAGGTGCTCTATGGCGATGACGCGGTGGTGGATATGGTGAGCCGTCCAGGGCGAGGAACGAAGGTCTCGCTGCTGATGCCGGTGGCCGATGCCATGTCGCAGACCGCACAAGCGAGTCGATAA
- a CDS encoding metallophosphoesterase: MSDLLEAPLSRRRFLKQTLAFSALASLAPHELIAQPAPDPSAQHFLMWGDWGWNGDTAPQKQVAQQMQKYAADNKFTPVALLNLGDSFYGKLPGGANDPRWQWQFEDTYPAAAFPGPIFSVMGNHDYQVDPVNKRDAELAYPKTRKTRWTQPNLWYSFEYPAKNPIIRIIALDSNVRLHAFNIPPNFTLSHEDHAAQLQWFEAEIAKPTNAPFTAVMAHHPIFSNSRHGDHPILGREWEPLLRKYRQHFYLAGHDHDLQHLEFKDHPTSFVCSGAGGADLYDIVIPDTQRGPYAHRIYGFTHMEFTPQQAIVRHVGSNGQVLHAFIKGVDHSVKMIG; encoded by the coding sequence ATGTCGGATCTCCTCGAAGCCCCGCTCTCACGCCGCCGCTTTCTCAAGCAGACGCTCGCCTTCTCCGCGCTCGCGTCTCTCGCGCCGCACGAGTTGATCGCGCAGCCCGCGCCCGACCCTTCTGCGCAGCACTTCCTTATGTGGGGCGACTGGGGATGGAACGGCGACACCGCGCCGCAAAAGCAAGTCGCGCAGCAGATGCAAAAGTACGCTGCCGACAACAAGTTCACGCCCGTCGCCCTGCTCAACCTCGGCGACAGCTTCTACGGCAAGCTCCCCGGCGGAGCGAACGACCCGCGCTGGCAGTGGCAGTTCGAGGACACCTATCCTGCCGCAGCTTTCCCCGGGCCCATCTTCTCCGTGATGGGCAATCACGACTACCAGGTCGACCCGGTCAACAAGCGCGACGCCGAGCTTGCCTACCCGAAGACGCGCAAGACGCGCTGGACACAGCCCAACCTCTGGTACAGCTTTGAGTATCCGGCGAAGAATCCCATCATTCGCATCATCGCGCTGGACTCCAACGTGCGTCTGCACGCCTTCAACATCCCGCCAAACTTCACGCTCTCGCATGAGGATCACGCCGCTCAACTGCAGTGGTTCGAGGCCGAGATCGCCAAGCCCACCAACGCCCCGTTTACCGCCGTGATGGCGCACCACCCGATCTTCTCCAACAGCAGACACGGCGACCACCCGATCCTGGGCCGCGAGTGGGAGCCGCTGCTGCGCAAGTATCGTCAGCACTTCTACCTCGCCGGCCACGACCATGACCTGCAGCACCTCGAGTTCAAAGATCACCCGACCAGCTTTGTCTGCTCGGGCGCCGGCGGCGCCGACCTCTACGACATCGTCATCCCCGACACGCAGCGCGGCCCTTACGCGCACCGCATCTACGGCTTCACCCACATGGAGTTCACGCCGCAGCAGGCCATCGTGCGCCACGTCGGCTCCAACGGCCAGGTGCTCCACGCCTTTATCAAAGGCGTCGACCACAGCGTGAAGATGATCGGCTAA
- the gpmI gene encoding 2,3-bisphosphoglycerate-independent phosphoglycerate mutase: MRKGGPVLLTILDGWGHRVETHGNAIALARKPTYDKLMREYPSTLVRASEHFVGLPDGQMGNSEVGHLNLGAGRVVRMDIVRIDVAIESGAFFEDPTLMLLMNHAKQNGRALHLIGLVSDGGVHSHQRHLHALLKMAAKEGLERVYVHAFMDGRDTLPTSGVGYLEELEQKMREYGVGKIASVSGRYFAMDRDLRWEKEAKAFRAMCTKTADGGAYADPIARVKECYNNGVTDEFVEPFLCIDEQGEPIGRIEDEDAVLCFNYRADRVRQISRVLARRSGITKNAGIELPKADELEMEIPATDTPQNLLYVSMTRYDPQYTIARVIEPESMDNLLANVMSKYELRNLRVAETEKYAHVTYFFNGGIEKPFIGEERELVASKKVATYDLAPEMSAEGIGDIVTRSLNDSAFDVVIVNFANADMVGHSGKIEPTVKAVEAVDAQLERIYKAVRQANAKWVITADHGNAEMLIDPVSGGPHTAHTTNPVPFLYVGEDASRYKLREDGSLRDISPTILSLLDLELPKEMTGGDMRVAL; the protein is encoded by the coding sequence ATGCGCAAGGGCGGCCCGGTACTACTGACGATTCTGGATGGCTGGGGACATCGCGTGGAGACGCATGGCAATGCCATCGCGTTGGCGCGCAAGCCGACGTACGACAAGCTGATGCGCGAGTATCCGAGCACGCTGGTGCGCGCGAGCGAGCACTTCGTCGGTTTGCCGGATGGGCAGATGGGCAACTCCGAAGTCGGCCACTTGAACCTTGGCGCAGGCCGCGTGGTACGCATGGACATCGTGCGTATCGACGTGGCGATCGAGTCGGGTGCGTTCTTTGAAGACCCCACGCTGATGCTGCTGATGAACCATGCCAAGCAGAACGGTCGTGCGCTGCACTTGATCGGTCTGGTGAGCGATGGCGGCGTGCACTCGCATCAGCGTCACCTTCATGCGTTGCTGAAGATGGCCGCGAAGGAAGGCCTCGAGCGCGTGTACGTTCACGCGTTCATGGATGGCCGCGATACGTTGCCGACTTCGGGTGTCGGGTATCTCGAAGAGCTTGAGCAGAAGATGCGCGAATATGGCGTGGGCAAGATCGCCAGCGTCAGCGGACGCTACTTCGCGATGGACCGCGACCTGCGTTGGGAGAAGGAAGCCAAGGCTTTCCGCGCGATGTGCACGAAGACCGCGGATGGCGGTGCGTACGCTGATCCGATCGCGCGCGTGAAGGAGTGCTACAACAACGGCGTGACAGATGAGTTCGTCGAGCCGTTCCTCTGTATCGACGAGCAGGGCGAGCCGATTGGCCGCATTGAAGACGAAGATGCGGTGCTGTGCTTCAACTACCGCGCGGACCGTGTGCGACAGATTTCGCGTGTGCTGGCGCGGCGTTCGGGTATCACGAAGAACGCGGGCATTGAACTACCGAAGGCCGATGAGCTGGAGATGGAGATTCCGGCGACGGATACGCCGCAGAACCTGCTCTACGTGTCGATGACGCGCTACGATCCGCAGTACACGATCGCCCGCGTGATCGAGCCGGAGAGCATGGACAACCTGCTCGCGAATGTGATGTCGAAGTATGAGTTGCGCAACCTGCGCGTGGCTGAGACGGAGAAGTATGCGCATGTGACGTACTTCTTCAACGGCGGCATTGAGAAGCCGTTCATCGGCGAAGAGCGCGAGTTGGTGGCTTCGAAGAAGGTCGCTACCTATGATCTCGCGCCGGAGATGTCGGCGGAGGGCATCGGCGACATCGTGACGCGTTCGCTGAATGATTCGGCGTTTGATGTGGTGATCGTGAACTTCGCGAACGCCGACATGGTCGGCCACTCGGGCAAGATTGAGCCGACAGTGAAGGCTGTGGAAGCCGTCGACGCGCAGTTGGAGCGCATCTATAAGGCCGTGCGCCAGGCAAATGCGAAGTGGGTCATCACGGCGGATCACGGCAACGCCGAGATGCTGATTGATCCGGTGAGCGGAGGACCGCACACGGCGCATACGACGAACCCGGTGCCGTTCCTCTATGTGGGCGAGGACGCGAGCCGCTACAAGCTGCGTGAGGATGGATCGCTGCGAGATATCTCGCCGACGATCCTGAGCTTGCTCGACCTGGAGCTGCCGAAGGAAATGACCGGCGGCGATATGCGCGTCGCGTTGTAG
- a CDS encoding nitroreductase family protein codes for MAIDLENLKHAPKELGIHELIGKRWSPRSYTEQPVSDADLKTIFTAAGWAASSSNIQPWRFIVGRRGEETYDKIFDALASGNQSWVKTVPVLVASVAAKFMPAKDGEAPRPHEWAKHDVGAASATMCLQAIALGIHTHGMAGFDRELIRANFNIPEDFEPVAVWAIGYLGSPDALPDNYKKMETTPRERKPLDQYVFKHWNEPAKL; via the coding sequence ATGGCTATCGACCTCGAAAACCTCAAGCACGCTCCGAAAGAACTCGGCATCCACGAACTCATCGGCAAACGCTGGAGCCCGCGCTCCTACACCGAGCAGCCCGTCTCCGACGCTGATCTGAAGACGATCTTCACCGCTGCGGGCTGGGCCGCTTCCTCCTCGAACATCCAGCCATGGCGCTTCATCGTCGGCCGTCGCGGCGAAGAGACCTACGACAAGATCTTCGACGCCCTCGCCTCCGGCAATCAGTCCTGGGTGAAGACCGTGCCCGTTCTCGTCGCGTCCGTCGCCGCTAAATTCATGCCCGCCAAAGACGGTGAAGCTCCCCGCCCGCACGAATGGGCCAAGCACGATGTCGGCGCCGCCTCGGCGACCATGTGCCTGCAGGCTATTGCGCTCGGCATCCACACGCACGGCATGGCAGGCTTCGACCGCGAGCTCATCCGCGCAAACTTCAACATCCCTGAAGACTTCGAACCCGTAGCCGTCTGGGCCATCGGCTACCTCGGCTCGCCCGACGCGCTGCCTGATAACTACAAGAAGATGGAAACCACGCCGCGCGAGCGGAAGCCGCTCGATCAGTACGTCTTCAAGCACTGGAACGAACCCGCCAAGCTCTAA
- the ribA gene encoding GTP cyclohydrolase II, translating into MSFVSVNKVADAQFPTRWGQFRILGFEGLVTPGNPTRKAVESGVALVMGDIHSKPPIVRIHSQCLTGDVFHSLRCDCHDQLHKALGMIAAEGAGILLYENQEGRGIGLMAKLRAYELQDQGLDTIEANEQLGFEADQRNFELPTEMLKALGVPAVRLITNNPEKVSALETTGIRVVERLSATIPTEPTFERYIETKREKMGHLVG; encoded by the coding sequence ATGTCGTTTGTAAGCGTCAACAAAGTCGCCGACGCGCAATTCCCCACTCGCTGGGGCCAGTTTCGCATCCTTGGTTTCGAAGGTCTCGTTACGCCCGGAAATCCGACGCGCAAAGCCGTAGAGTCCGGCGTCGCTCTCGTCATGGGCGACATCCACTCGAAGCCGCCTATCGTTCGCATTCACTCGCAATGCCTGACCGGCGACGTCTTCCACTCGCTGCGCTGCGACTGCCACGACCAGCTTCACAAAGCACTGGGCATGATCGCTGCTGAGGGTGCCGGCATCCTCCTCTACGAAAACCAGGAGGGCCGCGGCATCGGGCTCATGGCAAAGCTCCGCGCCTACGAGCTGCAGGACCAGGGCCTCGACACCATCGAAGCCAACGAGCAGCTTGGCTTCGAAGCGGATCAGCGCAACTTCGAGCTGCCAACCGAGATGCTGAAAGCTCTCGGCGTCCCCGCCGTCCGCCTCATCACAAACAATCCCGAGAAGGTCTCCGCACTCGAAACGACCGGCATCCGCGTCGTCGAACGCCTCTCCGCGACGATCCCTACAGAACCCACCTTCGAGCGTTACATCGAAACCAAGCGTGAAAAGATGGGCCACCTCGTCGGCTGA
- a CDS encoding MarR family winged helix-turn-helix transcriptional regulator, with product MAKKSDKLEKPRLVRIGLARDLMLGFKARLDEDLQPLGITTAQLRVLWMVELHPEASGAEISRHCTITPQSGQALLVKMEADGWLRRVTSARSERVMVAEVTAKGRRLLEKSRALAEELDAILWEGVSAQKMKAMEEVLRQAVAKLNVKES from the coding sequence ATGGCGAAGAAATCGGACAAGCTCGAAAAGCCGCGGCTGGTGAGGATTGGGTTAGCGCGCGACCTGATGTTGGGGTTTAAGGCCCGGTTGGATGAAGACTTACAGCCGCTGGGTATTACGACGGCGCAGTTGCGCGTGCTGTGGATGGTGGAGTTGCATCCTGAGGCAAGCGGCGCGGAGATCTCGCGGCACTGTACGATTACGCCGCAGTCCGGGCAGGCTTTGCTGGTGAAGATGGAGGCCGATGGTTGGCTGCGGCGCGTGACGAGTGCTCGGAGTGAGCGCGTGATGGTGGCCGAGGTGACGGCGAAGGGGCGGCGATTGCTCGAGAAGTCGCGTGCGCTGGCCGAGGAACTTGATGCCATCCTGTGGGAAGGCGTAAGCGCGCAGAAGATGAAGGCGATGGAAGAGGTTTTGCGACAGGCGGTGGCGAAGTTGAACGTGAAGGAGTCCTAG
- a CDS encoding DHA2 family efflux MFS transporter permease subunit — translation MAYDPNWKPKFNPWAIALTVTLATFMEVLDTSIANVALPHIAGSLGASQDEATWVLTSYLVSSAVVLPISGWLSDRFGRKRFYLTCVALFTLCSLLCGIAPTLPFLIVARILQGAGGGGLAPSEQAILADTFPVEKRGQAFALYGMAVVVAPAIGPTLGGWITDNYNWHWIFFINLPVGLLSLWLSSRMVEDPPALVARREAARGARVDFAGLALVASGVGCLEFMLDKGQEKDWFSSQLIVGFAIAAAVLLVVFIFWEWNHEDPIVDLKLLKNRNFGTAVFLQLILGMVLFGSTVLIPQYLQTLLGYTAERAGMALSPAGFVMMFMMLVAGRLVGKFDPRILVCIGYAATAAGLYNLTRLSLDTSFATVTTWRMLQVIGLPLVFIPISTLNYVGVPTNKMNQISSLSNFARNLGGSAGTALLTTFLARTAQTHQLQLAENTGAGSYGYTHYIATVAAIARSHGQSAMQATQIAVGYAYQNMIRQATMLSYKNAFFILSVSIACLMPLPFIMRLPTKAAKPSPEQMGH, via the coding sequence ATGGCGTACGATCCAAACTGGAAACCCAAGTTCAATCCCTGGGCCATCGCGCTCACGGTCACGCTCGCGACCTTTATGGAGGTCCTCGACACCTCCATCGCCAACGTCGCCCTGCCGCACATCGCAGGCTCGCTCGGCGCCTCGCAGGACGAAGCCACATGGGTCCTCACCAGCTACCTTGTCTCCTCCGCCGTCGTGCTGCCCATCTCCGGCTGGCTTTCCGACCGCTTTGGCCGCAAGCGCTTCTATCTGACCTGCGTCGCGCTTTTCACACTTTGCTCGCTGCTCTGCGGCATCGCGCCCACGCTGCCGTTCCTCATCGTCGCGCGCATTCTGCAAGGCGCTGGCGGCGGAGGCCTTGCACCCAGCGAACAGGCCATCCTCGCCGACACCTTCCCCGTAGAGAAACGCGGTCAGGCCTTCGCACTCTATGGCATGGCCGTCGTCGTCGCCCCTGCCATCGGTCCCACGCTCGGCGGCTGGATCACCGACAACTACAACTGGCATTGGATCTTCTTCATCAACCTGCCGGTCGGCCTGCTGTCCCTCTGGCTCAGCTCGCGCATGGTAGAAGACCCGCCCGCGCTCGTCGCTCGCCGCGAAGCCGCACGCGGTGCCCGCGTCGACTTCGCCGGCCTCGCGCTCGTGGCCTCCGGCGTCGGCTGCCTCGAGTTCATGCTCGACAAGGGCCAGGAGAAGGACTGGTTCAGCTCACAACTCATCGTCGGCTTTGCGATCGCTGCGGCCGTGCTGCTCGTCGTCTTCATCTTCTGGGAGTGGAACCACGAAGACCCGATCGTCGATCTTAAGCTCCTCAAGAACCGCAACTTTGGCACCGCAGTTTTCCTGCAACTCATCCTCGGCATGGTGCTCTTCGGCTCCACCGTGCTCATCCCGCAGTATCTGCAAACACTACTCGGCTATACCGCCGAACGCGCAGGTATGGCCCTCTCGCCCGCAGGCTTCGTCATGATGTTTATGATGTTGGTCGCTGGCCGCCTCGTGGGCAAATTCGACCCGCGCATACTCGTCTGCATCGGCTACGCGGCCACCGCTGCTGGCCTCTACAACCTCACGCGTCTTTCGCTCGACACCAGCTTTGCCACGGTGACGACATGGCGCATGTTGCAGGTCATCGGCCTGCCTCTGGTCTTCATTCCGATCTCCACGCTCAACTACGTTGGTGTGCCGACCAACAAGATGAACCAGATCTCGTCGCTGTCGAACTTCGCGCGTAATCTCGGCGGCTCGGCAGGCACGGCGCTACTTACCACCTTCCTCGCACGCACCGCGCAGACGCACCAGTTGCAACTCGCCGAGAACACCGGAGCAGGCAGCTACGGCTATACGCACTACATCGCCACGGTCGCGGCCATCGCTCGCAGTCACGGTCAAAGCGCCATGCAAGCCACACAGATCGCAGTCGGCTACGCGTACCAGAACATGATCCGCCAAGCCACGATGCTCAGCTACAAGAACGCGTTTTTCATTCTGTCGGTATCGATCGCCTGCCTCATGCCACTGCCGTTCATCATGCGCCTGCCCACGAAGGCAGCGAAACCTTCGCCCGAACAAATGGGCCACTAG
- a CDS encoding glycoside hydrolase family 5 protein: MLKRLKACALAASLLVTATTVHAQMSALHTSGTNIVNASGTTVQLKGTNLGGWFIMENYMTPIDSGGTYATDQYTMMMELSNRFGVTTERSLINTYQTNFITTADLDNIQNAGLNVVRIPIWWGMFFSLSSPSQSTYRTDGFTVLDNIINACASRGIYVILSMHGAVGSQSGSEDTGQASAGGSSTGQYFSSSTDQALTAWLWGQIATHYSSSNFGNAATIAGFDLLNEPVGGTQAQVVAQYNTLYTAVRNADANRMLFLETIDSASWSMADFVSPSSQSWSNVVYSTHVYACSSTPTTCTASQVTTAINNAITHYNSIKTSFNVPGYIGEYTAYNTGYSEWQSVQTAMANAGLSRTAWAYKANTTPTYCLWGWYCPTSTRPTTPNIGSDSSATISTDWSGWTTSPDFAQNSTIHM; this comes from the coding sequence ATGCTGAAACGCCTCAAGGCCTGCGCGCTCGCTGCAAGCCTGCTCGTCACCGCCACCACCGTCCACGCGCAAATGAGCGCGCTGCACACCAGCGGCACAAACATCGTCAACGCCTCGGGAACGACCGTGCAGTTGAAAGGAACCAACCTCGGCGGTTGGTTCATCATGGAAAACTACATGACGCCGATCGACTCCGGCGGCACCTATGCGACCGATCAGTACACGATGATGATGGAGCTTTCCAACCGCTTCGGCGTCACCACCGAGCGCTCCCTCATCAACACCTATCAGACAAACTTCATCACGACCGCTGATCTCGACAACATCCAGAACGCAGGGCTCAACGTCGTGCGCATCCCCATCTGGTGGGGCATGTTCTTCTCACTCTCCAGCCCGTCGCAGAGCACCTATCGCACCGACGGCTTCACCGTGCTCGACAACATCATCAACGCCTGCGCCAGCCGCGGCATCTACGTCATCCTCTCGATGCACGGCGCGGTCGGCTCGCAAAGCGGCTCCGAAGACACAGGCCAGGCCAGCGCGGGCGGTAGCTCCACCGGGCAGTACTTCTCCAGCTCCACCGACCAGGCCCTCACCGCATGGCTCTGGGGACAGATCGCCACGCATTACTCTTCTTCCAACTTCGGCAACGCCGCGACGATCGCAGGCTTCGATCTGCTGAACGAACCGGTCGGCGGGACGCAAGCGCAGGTCGTCGCGCAGTACAACACGCTCTACACCGCCGTGCGCAACGCCGATGCCAACCGCATGCTTTTCCTCGAAACCATCGACTCCGCAAGCTGGAGCATGGCCGACTTCGTCTCCCCTTCGAGCCAGAGCTGGAGCAACGTTGTCTACTCCACGCACGTGTACGCCTGCTCGAGTACGCCAACGACCTGCACCGCAAGTCAGGTGACGACCGCAATCAACAACGCAATCACGCACTACAACTCCATCAAAACCAGCTTCAACGTGCCCGGCTATATCGGCGAATACACGGCCTACAACACCGGCTATAGCGAATGGCAGTCCGTGCAGACAGCGATGGCGAACGCGGGCCTGAGCCGCACTGCGTGGGCGTATAAAGCGAACACCACGCCAACGTATTGCCTCTGGGGATGGTACTGCCCCACCAGCACACGCCCCACCACGCCCAACATCGGCAGCGACTCCTCCGCCACCATATCCACCGACTGGAGTGGATGGACGACCAGCCCTGACTTCGCGCAGAACTCCACGATCCACATGTAG
- the eno gene encoding phosphopyruvate hydratase codes for MTEIVSIVAREILDSRGNPTVEADVVLEGNVRGRAAVPSGASTGEHEAVELRDGDKEHYLGKGVLQAVENVESILAPELKGMDASNQKLIDATMLALDGTENKARLGANAILAVSMATARAAAEAFGLPLYRYLGGVNASLLPTPMMNILNGGAHADNNVDFQEFMVMPVGAESFSDALRWGTEVFHTLKGVLKKKGYNTAVGDEGGFAPSLKSNVEALEVILEAITLAGFKPGDDIAIALDPASSEFYDKASGMYVFKKSDKSEKNSEQMASYWESWCRQYPIISIEDGLAENDWKGWKILTDKIGRTVQLVGDDLFVTNSKRLQQGIDEKVGNSILVKVNQIGTISETLEAIELARRNGYTSIISHRSGETEDTFIADLAVGTGAGQIKTGSASRTDRIAKYNQLLRIEEELGQTAQFLGRKSINCQQ; via the coding sequence ATGACTGAGATTGTGTCGATTGTTGCTCGCGAAATTCTGGACAGCCGTGGAAACCCGACGGTGGAAGCAGATGTGGTTCTGGAAGGCAACGTACGCGGCCGTGCAGCGGTGCCCTCGGGCGCATCGACGGGCGAGCACGAGGCTGTGGAACTGCGTGACGGCGACAAGGAGCACTATCTCGGCAAGGGCGTACTGCAGGCCGTAGAGAACGTCGAGAGCATTCTGGCGCCTGAACTGAAGGGCATGGACGCGTCCAACCAGAAGCTCATCGACGCGACGATGCTGGCGCTCGATGGCACGGAGAACAAGGCCCGCCTCGGCGCGAATGCGATCCTCGCCGTTTCAATGGCGACGGCGCGGGCTGCGGCTGAGGCCTTCGGTCTGCCGCTTTATCGCTACCTCGGTGGTGTGAACGCATCGCTGCTGCCGACGCCGATGATGAACATTCTGAACGGCGGCGCACATGCTGACAATAACGTGGACTTCCAGGAGTTCATGGTGATGCCGGTGGGCGCGGAGTCGTTCTCGGACGCGCTGCGCTGGGGTACTGAGGTGTTCCACACGCTGAAGGGCGTGCTGAAGAAGAAGGGCTACAACACCGCTGTGGGTGACGAAGGCGGCTTTGCGCCGAGCCTGAAGTCCAACGTGGAAGCGCTAGAAGTGATCCTCGAAGCGATTACGCTGGCAGGTTTCAAGCCGGGCGATGACATTGCGATCGCGCTGGATCCTGCATCGAGCGAGTTCTACGACAAGGCCTCGGGCATGTACGTCTTCAAGAAGTCGGACAAGAGCGAGAAGAACTCCGAGCAGATGGCGAGCTACTGGGAGAGCTGGTGCCGCCAGTATCCGATCATCTCGATCGAAGACGGCTTGGCGGAGAATGACTGGAAGGGCTGGAAGATCCTCACCGACAAGATTGGCCGCACCGTGCAGCTCGTGGGCGATGACTTGTTCGTGACGAACTCAAAGCGCCTGCAGCAGGGCATCGATGAAAAGGTGGGCAACTCGATCCTGGTGAAGGTGAACCAGATCGGCACGATCTCCGAGACGCTGGAAGCGATCGAACTGGCGCGCCGCAACGGCTACACGTCGATCATTTCGCACCGCTCGGGCGAAACCGAAGACACGTTTATCGCAGACCTTGCGGTGGGTACGGGCGCAGGTCAGATCAAGACCGGTTCGGCTTCGCGTACGGACCGCATCGCAAAGTACAACCAGCTTTTGCGCATTGAGGAAGAGCTCGGCCAGACCGCGCAGTTCCTCGGCCGCAAGTCGATCAACTGCCAGCAGTAG